From a region of the Haematobia irritans isolate KBUSLIRL chromosome 4, ASM5000362v1, whole genome shotgun sequence genome:
- the Cp15 gene encoding chorion protein 15 — MKAITFAVLAFVAVAAAKPSYGGYHGHDDYHGHDYGHASTASAAAAAAAAVSAPAHHVYDVPSYSLGHSFDGEHGFGFGHGFGHGYGHGYGHGYSHDNYGHDNYGHHETYGHHDSYGHGYGY; from the exons ATGAAAGCCATCACT TTTGCCGTCCTTGCCTTCGTTGCTGTCGCTGCTGCCAAACCCAGCTATGGCGGTTACCACGGTCATGATGACTACCACGGTCATGACTACGGACACGCTTCCACCGCTTCCGCTGCTGCCGCCGCTGCTGCTGCCGTCAGCGCTCCTGCCCACCATGTCTACGATGTTCCCTCTTACTCTCTTGGCCACTCTTTCGATGGTGAACACGGTTTCGGTTTCGGTCATGGTTTCGGTCATGGTTACGGTCATGGTTACGGTCACGGATACAGCCACGACAACTACGGCCACGACAACTACGGTCACCACGAAACCTACGGCCACCACGACAGCTACGGTCACGGATACGGTTACTAA